In Haloplanus vescus, a single genomic region encodes these proteins:
- a CDS encoding restriction endonuclease, producing MAVLDDLSGFEFEDLMEDVFRNLGYENVRQAERTADEGRDVIMEEVVDGTRRAIIVECKHTGTVGRPVVQKLHSAIATFDFDGPKRGMVVTTGRFTNPAQEYADRLQQNDDPHPIELLDGEDLREIADEIGLDLYNGRIEILCDETLRPYDPAADVDAPVQEAFRDIENIEAADLPVPHSQVTFRPVVAITADTNAVFETSVGVIHRINDRTQFVVHAERGHPKVADDEVATLVTENFHATVPLDTGQLTEVFDDVDERRFGQTQTEYKEWAVDRIQDYHTTTVTYTGDNNVTYNKTCEPNLSDISVQSIEPVYLPEVRQTTEILEYSYPYEYYAAGPSRVTLEDGIHRCVHCKTSGVDETYTYCPNCGAIACDTHIKTERLEGEPVCTGCAVTERFALKRKYFYDEENLDAFRKEYAEMPIHEKAMENKLLAGGSVVATLLLVVGLLVIGGII from the coding sequence ATGGCTGTACTGGACGACCTCTCGGGATTCGAGTTCGAGGACTTGATGGAGGACGTCTTCCGGAACCTCGGCTACGAGAACGTCCGTCAGGCCGAGCGGACGGCCGACGAGGGGCGCGACGTCATCATGGAGGAGGTCGTCGATGGGACGCGACGGGCGATCATCGTCGAGTGTAAGCACACTGGGACGGTCGGCCGGCCGGTTGTCCAGAAGCTCCACTCGGCGATCGCGACGTTCGACTTCGACGGCCCCAAACGCGGAATGGTCGTCACGACTGGCCGGTTCACGAATCCTGCTCAGGAGTACGCCGACCGCCTCCAGCAGAACGACGACCCTCATCCAATCGAGTTACTCGATGGCGAGGACCTCCGGGAGATCGCCGACGAAATCGGTCTCGATCTCTACAACGGGCGCATCGAGATCCTCTGTGACGAGACGCTCCGACCGTACGACCCGGCGGCGGATGTCGACGCACCTGTCCAGGAGGCGTTCCGCGACATTGAGAACATCGAGGCCGCGGATCTGCCGGTGCCGCACTCGCAAGTGACGTTCCGACCGGTGGTTGCGATCACCGCCGACACGAACGCTGTCTTCGAGACCTCAGTCGGTGTCATCCACCGGATCAACGACCGTACACAGTTCGTTGTCCACGCTGAGCGCGGCCATCCGAAGGTGGCCGACGACGAAGTCGCGACGCTGGTCACCGAGAATTTCCACGCGACGGTTCCCCTCGATACCGGGCAGCTTACCGAGGTATTCGACGATGTCGACGAACGACGGTTCGGCCAGACCCAAACGGAGTACAAGGAGTGGGCTGTTGACCGCATCCAGGATTACCACACGACGACGGTGACCTACACCGGCGACAATAACGTCACGTACAACAAGACGTGTGAGCCCAATCTCTCGGACATCTCAGTGCAATCGATTGAGCCGGTGTATCTACCTGAGGTTCGGCAGACGACAGAGATACTGGAGTACTCGTATCCGTACGAATACTATGCTGCTGGCCCCTCACGGGTCACTCTGGAGGACGGGATTCATCGCTGCGTCCACTGCAAAACGAGCGGCGTCGACGAGACGTACACCTACTGTCCGAACTGCGGGGCGATCGCCTGCGACACCCACATCAAGACCGAACGGCTCGAAGGGGAGCCGGTCTGTACCGGCTGTGCGGTGACCGAACGGTTCGCGCTGAAGAGGAAGTACTTCTACGACGAGGAGAATCTCGACGCGTTCCGAAAGGAGTACGCCGAGATGCCGATCCACGAGAAGGCGATGGAGAACAAGCTGCTGGCTGGCGGGAGCGTGGTTGCGACGCTGCTGCTCGTCGTCGGACTCCTCGTGATCGGCGGCATCATCTAA
- a CDS encoding MarR family winged helix-turn-helix transcriptional regulator gives MISKAGLAVLDTLSTGRKATPEELAAETGYSRDHLYDVLDELLAAGLLTETRGSSNQRRVRIAEHPVTEAYRTLLSEFSHVDWTELLSPATLRVCWYLDRPRHIADIADRLGITRQGVHSALSPLKHRALLSQSDSKYALRDEVSPLLAFVRATVEHEHRARVREIAPSATIAWCDPKRALVRLQTDEDTDALQAAPDWEMTGLGRFAAYGLQFFLAGEPPFWYAPDEELTAAEVVCHTLLLDSGSRRVSYSMLLIEAENIDQETLVETARWYDLESIMKALYRPLRGDFDRTDDLPVILPKKDEYMALKEQYGVS, from the coding sequence ATGATTTCGAAGGCCGGACTCGCCGTGCTTGACACGCTGAGTACCGGCCGTAAAGCAACACCGGAGGAACTGGCGGCTGAAACCGGATATTCACGAGACCATCTGTACGACGTACTCGACGAATTGCTCGCAGCGGGATTACTCACAGAAACGCGTGGGTCCAGCAATCAGCGTCGTGTCCGCATCGCGGAACATCCAGTTACCGAAGCGTATCGAACGCTGCTGTCGGAGTTCAGCCACGTGGACTGGACGGAACTGCTCTCCCCAGCCACACTCCGCGTGTGTTGGTATCTCGATAGACCACGACACATCGCTGATATCGCAGACCGACTCGGAATCACCCGACAAGGTGTCCATAGCGCGTTATCGCCGCTCAAGCACCGAGCGTTACTCTCCCAATCCGATTCGAAGTACGCCCTCCGGGACGAGGTCTCGCCGCTGTTGGCGTTCGTCCGGGCTACTGTAGAACACGAACATCGAGCCCGAGTCCGGGAAATCGCTCCCAGTGCCACGATCGCGTGGTGCGATCCGAAGCGAGCACTCGTTCGCCTACAGACCGACGAGGATACGGACGCACTCCAAGCAGCTCCGGACTGGGAGATGACCGGACTGGGCCGGTTTGCAGCGTATGGTCTACAGTTTTTCCTCGCCGGCGAGCCTCCGTTCTGGTATGCTCCGGACGAGGAGCTAACGGCTGCTGAAGTCGTATGCCATACGCTCCTTCTGGATAGCGGATCCCGGCGCGTCAGCTATTCGATGCTACTGATCGAGGCGGAGAACATCGATCAGGAGACACTCGTCGAGACCGCAAGGTGGTACGACCTGGAATCCATTATGAAAGCGTTGTATCGGCCACTTCGGGGCGACTTCGACAGGACAGATGATCTGCCAGTCATCCTCCCAAAGAAGGACGAATATATGGCACTAAAAGAGCAGTACGGAGTCTCGTAA
- a CDS encoding DUF7567 family protein translates to MSLEVLDRHSEALFEFLWCPVCGQDVFTHIPFEGVFCKNCNTQVVLRESRENRGYEEAVLACFDTDSTWNLHVDEKLRRDLPDGSARAKILGAPGAYEIDWWSPAPGEDWEPVERGEFDDVEEPDEVSHLA, encoded by the coding sequence AGGCACTGTTTGAGTTCCTCTGGTGCCCCGTCTGCGGGCAGGACGTGTTCACCCACATTCCCTTCGAGGGAGTGTTCTGCAAGAACTGTAACACGCAGGTCGTCCTCCGAGAGTCCCGAGAAAACCGTGGCTACGAGGAGGCTGTGCTCGCGTGCTTCGACACCGACTCGACGTGGAACCTTCACGTCGACGAGAAGCTCCGTCGCGACCTGCCTGACGGCTCGGCACGGGCAAAAATCCTCGGTGCACCGGGTGCCTATGAGATCGACTGGTGGAGTCCAGCACCTGGGGAGGATTGGGAGCCGGTCGAGCGTGGTGAATTCGACGACGTGGAGGAACCAGACGAGGTGTCACATCTCGCTTAG